The window TGTGCCTGGCGGCCTCGGACTCCTTCCTCGTCCCGGTCCAGGCCGAGGAGTATTCCTACCGCACGCTCGAACGCCTGCTCCAGACCACCGACGAGGTCCAGCACACGCTCAACCCGGACCTCACCTGTGAAGGTCTGCTGCTGACCATGGTCGACCTCCGCACCCGCATGTCGGTGCGCGTGGTCAACCAGCTGCACGAGAACTACGGCGACAAGGTCCTCATGGGCATGGTTCCGCGCACGGTCACCCTGCAGGAGATGCCGGTCCGCGGCCGTCCCACGGTGGTGCACGCGGGGTCGAGCCGTGGCGGCAAGGCCTACACCGAAGTCGCCCGCGAGCTGCTGGTGAACTTCGAACCCGTCGAATCGACTGCACCGGTCGACGAGACGTCGATCCCGGCCGTGATGGTCGCCCGCCAGGGAGAGGCCGCGATCGAGGACACCCGCTCCCTCGAGGACCTCGGCGAAGAGACCATGATCTCGAGCTTCCCCTCGACGCACTCGGACAACGGCTCCATGTTGAGCACGCGCTGGGGCAGCGGTCACGACGACTTCGAGGCCTGGGGCGACGACG is drawn from Candidatus Krumholzibacteriia bacterium and contains these coding sequences:
- a CDS encoding ParA family protein, which translates into the protein MARIIAVVSQKGGVGKTTTAVNLASAFAREGREVLLMEIDPQGAVLPSVGCDDGDVRHSLADVLLDEQIPALSAVLSTPFDGISVVPAIRQTGSQELDLQRVAMDHPLVLREVMDQLAPRYDVVLIDCPPTLGPLMRLCLAASDSFLVPVQAEEYSYRTLERLLQTTDEVQHTLNPDLTCEGLLLTMVDLRTRMSVRVVNQLHENYGDKVLMGMVPRTVTLQEMPVRGRPTVVHAGSSRGGKAYTEVARELLVNFEPVESTAPVDETSIPAVMVARQGEAAIEDTRSLEDLGEETMISSFPSTHSDNGSMLSTRWGSGHDDFEAWGDDESDRTIN